Below is a genomic region from Alphaproteobacteria bacterium SS10.
GAATACGGCCTAACCCCACTTGGCCTGGCCCTACAGGATGGTGCTGAGACCATTACCCGGATCCTTAGCCAGGCAGAAACCGAGGCCGAGGCGAAACCCAAAACCGTCTCTGATCCCGCTGGCGATCTGGTGCCCATTGCCGTCAGTAATGACAAATCACAAGAGCCGGTCGGCAAGCTGCTATCAATGAGCATCCGCATTAGACCAGAGAAGCGTTACGCCAACCTGCGGTCTAGACCGGACGAGACCGCACGGATCGTAGCAACGGCAGTGCCGGCCACCCAGATGACCGTCATCGGCGTTTCCACCACCTGGGTTGAGGTCGAACTTGAGGCGGGCGCACGAGGCTGGGCCCACCGCACCTGGCTGGACCTACCGATCCCCGAGGATGAGCCGCTCACCGCCGATGTGTGATCAGCATAAAGCTTCCCTACTCCGCCGCTGGAACCTCAGCGCGTCCGTCATCCTGACCATCTGATCCAGCCACCTTGGGCCCTGGCTTATCGAAACCCAGTGACGTCAGGGTCTTGCGGATCAAGACATAGAAGACCGGCGTGAAGACGAGACCAAACACGGTGACGCCAATCATGCCGAAGAAGACGGCCGTGCCCAGCGCCTGACGCATCTCAGCCCCAGCCCCTGAGGCAATCAGTAGAGGCACCACGCCAAGGATAAAGGCGAAGGACGTCATCATGATCGGGCGTAGCCGGGTTCGGCAGCTCTCAATCGCGGCCTCAACGATCCCCTTCCCGTTTGCCTCTTCCTGCTTGGCGAATTCCACGATCAGGATGGCATTCTTACAGGCCAGGGCTATCAAGACTATAAAGCCAATCTGGGTAAGGATGTTGTTGTCCAAGCCAAGCAACTGCACACCCGCCAGGGCGGAGAGCAGGCACATCGGCACGATCAAGACAATCGCCAGCGGCAGTGACCAACTCTCATACTGCGCAGCCAACACCAGGAAGGCGAAGAGCACACTAAGCGCGAAGATGATCAGCGGGTTGGTATCGATATTCACCTCTTGATAGGCGAGATCGGTCCAGGCGTAGCTGATGCCTGGCGGCAGGATCTGATCAGCCAGTTCGCCCATCCGTTTAATCGCATCACCAGAGCTGACGCCCGGTGCAGCATTACCCTGCAACTCCGCTGCCTGATAGATGTTGTAGCGTGGCACCCGCTCTGGTCCCGCCTCATACCGGAACTCAATCAACGAGCCGAGGGGCACCATGGCGCCGGTAGTCGAACGCGTCTCAAGGCGGCGGATATCTTCCTCAACCAAACGGAATGGCGCATCGCCCTGGGCGCGAACCTGGAAGGTACGGCCAAACAGGTTGAAGTCATTCACAAAGACGGAGCCGATATAAACCTCCAGCGCGTTGAACACGTTGGAGACCGGCACGTTCAGTTTCTCCGCTCGCACGCGATCCACATCGATGAATATCTGCGGTGCGTTCGCCTGGAATGGTGAGAAGACAGCAACAGAAGAGCTGTCCTGCCAGGCGGCAACCATCAGGTCCTGGGTTGCCTGGTTCAGGACATCAAGCCCACGTCCCCGACGATCCTGGATCATCATCTTCCAGCCACCGGCATTACCAATGCCCCGCACCGGCGGTGGCGGCACAACAAAAACATTGGCATCCAGCACCGACTGAACCTTCTGATTGGTTTCAGCCAAGATGCGATTGGCCGTTAACCCCTTTGGCATCCGCTCAGAAAAAGGCGCGAAGGCAGAGAAGACGGCAGCGGCATTTGAGGCATTGGTGAAGGTGGCGCCGTTAAAACCAGCGAAGGTAGCGGTGTGAACAATCCCATCGGTCTCGAGCATCAGCTGCTCAACCCGCCTCGTCACCTCATCCGTTCTGGCTAGGGAAGCACCAGCGGGCAGTTGAACCACCGTGATGATGTAGCCCTGATCCTGTTGCGGGATGAAGCCGGTCGGCACGCGCTGGAAGTTCCAGGCCGTCAGCGCGATCAAAACGGTGTAGAGGACCAGCATGACGGCCCGCCCCTCAATCACCTTCGCGACCAGCCACGCATAGCCGTTGCTGAGCTTATCAAAGCCCTTATCAAAGGCCCTCGCCGCTTTTTGCAGCAGGCTTAACTTCTTCGCCTCCTCATCACTGCAATGATGCTCCTTCTTCCGCAGCAGGATCGCGCAGAGGGCCGGGCTAAGGGTCAGTGAATTGATCGAGGAGATAACCGTTGCCGTCGCAATGGTCAGGCCGAATTGCTTAAAGAACTGGCCGGTAATGCCCGATAGGAAGGTGGAAGGGACAAAGACGGCAACCAGCACCAGCGTGGTTGCAATTAGCGCGGTTGCCACCTCGGTCATGGTCACATGGGTTGCGGTTCGTGGATCCTTACCCTCGGCGATATTCCGTTCCACATTCTCAACCACCACAATGGCATCATCGACCACGATCCCAACCGCCAGCACCAGACCAAACAGGGTTAAGTTGTTGATCGAGTAGCCAAAGGCCTGCATGACCGCCAGCGTGCCGATCAGGGACACCGGAATGGCGGCAATCGGCACAATCGCCGCGCGCCAAGAATGCAGGAAGATGAGCATCACAATGGTGACCAGGGCCACCGCCTCGGCAATGGTGCGGAGAAGTTCGGCGATCGACTCTTCAATGAACTGGGTCGGGTTATAGATCACGTCATAGCCGACACCTTGCGGGAACCCTTCAGAGAGTTCCTCCATTGTTGTCAGCACCTGATCGGCGGTATCCAAGGCGTTCGATCCTGGGCGTTGAAAGATCGCCAGGGCAACGGCTGGTGAGCCAGATTTGTAGGAGTTGTTGACGTAGGATTCCGCCCCCAACTCAACCCGGGCCACATCTTTGACCCGCACCAGCTGACCATCATCGCCGGTCTTCACAACAATCTCTTCGAACGCCTTAACGCTATCGAGGCGACCGCGCAGCTGTAGCTGTGTTTGGAAGGCTGGTGGGTTGGCAACCGGCGGCTGTCCAAGGGCACCGCCCGCCACCTGTACGTTCTGCTCACGCAAGGCGGCGACCACATCACCCGTGGTCAGCGACAGCTCCCCCATGCGCTGCGGGTCCAGCCAGACGCGCATTGAGTAGTCGCGAGCACCAAACATGCGCACCTCGCCGACCCCATCAATCCGGGACAGGACATCGCGCACCTGAAGCAGGGCGTAGTTGGAGATATAGAGCTGATCCCGGCTGTTATCCGGGCTCTCCATATGCACCACCATCATCAGATCGGGGGAGCTCTTACGGGTCGTCACACCCAGCGCGCGCACCTCTTCAGGCAGGCGCGGCTCAGCCGTCGCGACGCGGTTCTGAACCAGAACCTGCGCATCCTCCAGATTGGTGCCGAGGGCAAAGGTGACTGTGATGCTCAACTCACCAGAGCTGGTGGATTGGCTGAGCATATAGATCATGTCCTCAACGCCATTAATCTCCTGCTCAAGCGGAGCGGCCACCGTATCGGCGATGGTCTGGGCATTCGCCCCCGGATAGGAGGCGGAGACCACAATCGTCGGTGGGGCAATCTCTGGATACTGGGTCATCGGCAGCGCGTTGAACGCGATCATCCCCACCACAATGGTGATGATGGAGAGGACCGCAGCAAAGACGGGCCGATCAACGAAGAAATGGGAGAAGTTCACGGCCGGCTCTCCGCAAAGACGTCGCGGATTTCACCGGGCTCCGGCGTGACTGGAGCGCCAGGGCGGACACGCTGCAGGCCGTTGATCACAATCCGCTCACCCGGCCTCAACCCTTCTTCGATAACCCGGAACCCCTCAATCAGCGGGCCAGTTATCACCGGCCGGGCTTCAGCCACATCACCCTCACCGATTACATAGACAAATCGGGTTGTCTGGTCGGTGCCAACGACGTCATCGGGGACCAGGATCGCCTCAAACTCATCGGTGGCCGGCACCCGAACCTTGGCGAACAGGCCCGGGATGAAGGTACCGTTGGGGTTATCCAAAACAGCGCGGAGGGTGACCGTGCTGGTCTCAAAATCAAAGCGTGGCTCAACGAAATCGACTTCACCCTGATTGATAAACTCAGTCTCATCAGCCAGCGCTAAGGTTACGCGGGTCCGTTCGGCATCGCCCTGATTGGCGGCCACCCGGGCAAAACGAAGGTAATCCGCCTCGTTCACATCAAAGAAGAAATAAATCGGATCTACCGAGGAAATGGTGGTCAGGAGGGTGGCATTGGCCGTCCCACCGCTGATCAGGTTCCCGACAGTGACCTGTTCCCGGCTAATTCGCCCAGACACTGGCGCGCGGATCTCGGTGAACTCAAGGTTCAGCTGCGCCTGGCGCAGCGCTGCTTGTGAGGCCTGAATACGAGCACGGGAAGCCTGTTCAGTCTGCACTCGCTCATCAAACACACTCTCAGAGATGTTACGGTTGGCAACCAGCTGCTCAGCCCGCTCACGTTCACGGATGGCTAGGCGTAGGGCCGTTCGCTCCTGGCTCAAATCCGCCTCAGCGCGATCAACGTCGAGCTGGAATGGCCGTTGATCAATAACGAAAAGCAGGTCGCCCGCCTGAACCACATCGCCAGGCTGGAAATTGATGCTGTCGAGATAGCCGCTAACCCGGGCGCGTAACTCAACAAACTCCACCGCTTCAAACCGACCCGTGTATTCCGCTTCCTCAATCACATCGCGGACGAGAGGCTCGGCAACCGTGACGGTAGGCGGTGGTGGTGCCCCACCGGCTTGCTGTTGGGCCTGATCCTCACACGCCGTCAGGGCGACAAGGGGCAGTGCCAAAAACAACGCGGCACGGATGGGTGACGGCCAGATCGAAAACATAGCGTGGGATCTCTTTCAGCGATGTGGGTTGCCAGCAGAGATACCCCGATACGCAGTAGCGAGAACCGGTTATCAGCAAAAACTTATGCTTGGCCGCAAAATATGAAAACTTCGATGGTGTTTTCAGCCACTTAGCAGCCGAGACCGGGACCACCCGAAGAGGTGTCCGACAGGCGGGGAAGCTGCAAGCACTCCAGATTTAAGCGGGAATTGGGCTGATCGGGCGCGAATAAGGGAATGGTGCCCCTGGCCTGACTCGAACAGGCACGTCCGAAGACAATAGATTTTGAATCTACCGCGTCTACCAATTCCGCCACAGGGGCGCACCAAGCCGCGATCAGCAGCGGCATCTTAGGCATTGGCAACACTGGGTCAATCAGAACCTTAAGACAAAGCTGTTGGCAGTTCTGGTTGGCTGTGGCGATTGCTTTGGCTACAAGGGTAATCGTGATCGCCACGGCCTAATCTCACACACAGACAAGATTCATCGCCATGAACCGCCAGGAACGCCGGCGCCAGGAAAAGCTGCGCCAAAAGACCCTGTCTGACCAGGACCTCAAGAACCCGCAAATCATGCTTGAGAAGGGCTTCGCCCACCAGCAAGCGGAAGAGTATGAGGTTGCGACTGAGCTCTACACCCAGGTGCTGGCCATTGATGCTGAGAATGCCGATGCCCATCACATGCTGGGCGCCATTGCCTATGCCCAGGGCCAGCATGAGGTTGCGTTTGAGCGGATCTCTGAGGCACTCAAGATCGATGAGCAGAATGCCGGTTACTGGACCAATCTTGGCAACGCGTTGAAAGAGCTAGACCGGATCGAAGATGCGGTGAAGGCCTATGAGAATGCGCTGGCGGTGAACCCTGAATTCACCGTGGCGGCGTTCAACCTCGGCAACCTCTACCGTGAGACTGACGAGCTGGATAAGGCGATCTTCGCCTACCAGCGCGCGCTAGAAGTTGACGGCGATTACGCTGAGGCATGGCTCAACATCGGTACGGCCTATCAGGCTAAGGGCGATAATGAAGGGGCAGAAACCGCCTATTCCCGCACCGTTGCCCTCGACCCCGAATATCCAGATGCCCACAACAATCTGGGCAATCTGCTGATCGACCTGGGGCGCCATGATGAGGCGGAAGCGGCCATTGATAAGGCCCTGGCCTTGGCACCAGAGTTCCCCGATGCCTTCTTCAACAAGGGCAAGCTAGCCGAAGCTAAAGGCGACAGCGAAGCCGCGAAGATTTCCTATACCAAGGCGGTTGAGCTAGATGCCGATTTCGATGACGCCAAAGAGGCGTTAGCGAAGCTAGGCTAGGCTACTCGGTGGAGCGCTTAAGCGCTGCCTGACGCCAATCATCCAGACCAATCACCCGCTCCATATTGGGGAAGGTGGCCTTAGCTGCTTTTGGCAAGGCGAGGATGTTTGTGTCCGGCATCTGGCCCGGGAAGTGGTTTGTATCGGCCTGGGCAAAGTTCGATGCCTGGAACATATCGGCGAAATGCCACCAGGCCTCATAATCCTCGGCTTCCAAAAACTCGAGCAATTCTCGAATGGGCTCGTAATTGCCGGGGTAAGAGATAAACAGCACCGGCCCCAGCGTGCGGATCAGGTTCACGGCACCTTGCAGCACCGCGAGCTCACCACCGCTGACATCAACTTTGATTAGGCGGCAGCGCTGCAACCCCAGCTGATCGAGCGTGATCACCTGAACTGGCTCACCCTGGTCCGCATCTTCAGGCAGCGTGCCGAAATCCTGCTTCTTCAGGGGGTTCATTAACGGCACGTTTTTGACCCCGGCTTCCGCCCCAACTGCCAACCGGTGATCAAAGACGTTCACCAGGCGGTTTAGGCCGACATTCATCACCAGGGTTTGGTGGTTAAGGCGGGCAGGCTCAAACGCTTGAACGATGCCGCCGCCACGGATCAGTTTACGCGCTAGGGGAATGGTGTAGGCGCCGAGCCCGGCACCAACATCGATGACCAAATCATCCGGCTCCACCAACTCGAGCAACAGTGAAACCTGCGGATCGAACAACTCCCCATATCGGCCGAGGGATACTGCCTGCCGCATATCGGTCAGATAGTAGCCAAAGACGCCTCGACGGCACTGCCTAACCTCAAGGAAGTCCGCCTGGAAGATTGGTTTTTGATCTGTGGCTTTGAAAGACATTCAGCGATCGATGGCTTCTAGCTAGTGGTTTCTAGAATGAAGTGCGGCTACTCAACCCGGATATCGGCGGGGGTCGCACCATTGCAGTAATTCCGCCAGGCGGCAATGTAGGCATCTTCAAGCTGGTGCGTGCGGGCATGCGTATCGAACAATGCCATCGAATGGCGCCGCGCGATTAGGTCATCACGTAGCGCCTGTCTCGCGGCCCCATCATCAATTAGGCCTGTCGCCATATTCAGGAACTCATCTGCATCCTGTGCCACCAATTGGCCAAGCCCTGCGGCGCTAAGCAAGCTTTGTGAGACGCGAGACGCAAAGTGGTTCCCCTGCATGGCTAGAACCGGCAGGCCAGCCCATAGGCAATCACCAGTGGTCGTGTGACCACCATAGGGACGGGTGTCGAGCGCCAGGTCTGCTGCCTGCAGCCGGGTCAAATGCCCATCCCGATCCATGCTGGGCGAGAAGATTAACCGTCCCTCATCGATGCCTGCCTGCACCGCCGCCGCGATCATATTGTCTTTGGCAGCCTGGCTAGCACCAAACATCCAGAGCACCGTCTTCTCACGGGCAGCCAGAATGCGAAGCCACACTTCAAAGACCGGCTGTGTGACCTTGTAGATTGTGTTCGCAACCGCCAATACCAGGCCGTCTTCCGGCAGCCCAAATGCCTTCCGTTCCGGCGTTTCACCAGGCAGTGGCTGGGCGCCGTCATTCATCTGGTACGTATCGGGTAGATAGATCAGGTTCAGGGGGTACTGGCCGCGCGCAGCCTCTGGAACCAGGATCGGATCAACCACCTGATAGTTAATCCATGGGGCCACCATGGGCGCCGCATATCCCAGATAATGGATCTGAACCGGTGCCGGGCGGAGGGCCATGATGTCCTGCCGGTTGAACTCGGTCCAACCCTTCATATCAATCAGCACCTGAATGCCGTCATCACGGATCTGCGCGGCAGCCTCAGCGGAAGAGGCCTGGCTTAAATCGAAAAACCTATCAGCATCCCGCTCTGGGTCTTGCCGATACCGGCTGTCATCCATTGGCGGTAAGGCGTAGGCGGTTACATGCACACGGTCCCGATCATGGGCACCGAACATACCGCGAGCCAATTGCCCGCCAGCCTGCTTACGGAAGTTTGCGGACAGATAGCCGATCCGAAGCGGCCCCTCACCCGCCGCTTTGGCCTTAGGCCAGTCGGTAAATGGTGGCGAGGTCAGTCCCCGTGCAAGCTGCTCGGCGCGCGCCTGCGATAGGGTCGCCAAGAGAGCGTCATCCTCAGTATCCGCCGGGTTGGCTAACCCTTCCAGTAGGGTCAGGCTTTGGCCCTGTTGCCAGCGTTCTGCCATGGCGGTGCGAAGCTGTGCCAACCCAGCCCAATCACAGATGCGCCGGGCCAGGTTCAGCCGGGCCAGCATGATCTCAGGGTTATCAGGCTGAAGCTCAGAAGCGGCGCGGTAGAAGCCATCTGCAGCCGCGTAGTCACCCTGCTGGGCGGCCACAAAACCCCGCCAATAGATGGCATAGGCAAAATCTGGGGCCTGACGCACCGCCTCGGCAAACGCGCTCGCTGCCAAATCTAATTGCCCGGCACCATAGGCCGCAATGCCGTGGTTCAACCGGTAAATTGGCTGCGCTTGATCCAGGGCTATTGCCTGATCAAAAGCCATCATCGCCGCGTCAAAGTTACGAAGCCGAGTTTGCGCCCGACCAAGCTCATGTAATACCGCCGCCCGCTGATTCCCATCCAGGTTGCCACCATCGGCCAACAGCTCAGCGGCAAGCTCGATTGCCTTAATGGCGTCACCGCCGGCAATCAGCTTCTGTAGCGTTAGGTGATGTGGATCTGCGGCCATGGCTTCCGAGATGCAACGATATTGGGTGCTTTTGATCAGCACGGTGATCTGGTCACGGGGCTTGGGCGACTTCGCCCTTGCACAAACACCGCAGGCCGGGCAAGACGCGGTAACCCGATGATGAGCAGAAGGTAGCGGCTGCAAAGCCAGGCAACCAGATCAACCCGCATACCAGTCTGAGGAAGACACTCGATAGGTGCTAGCAACCCTCACCAACCCAATCCGTCGGCTCTATAATTGGAGCCTTGAGGTGGCAGCCCACCGGCATGCCCGTTGGTATCTGGCGGCCGTCTCCTTTGCCGATAGCTCGTTCTTCCCGATCCCGCCGGATGTGATGCTGATCCCGATGGCGCTGGCCGATCGTGCACGTGCCTTCGGTCATGCCGCGATCTGTACCCTCGCCTCAGTCTTAGGTGCCGTTGCGGGTTATGCCATCGGCGCCCTGCTGTTTGAACTGGTGGCCCGCCCAATCCTGGCGCTTTACGGCTATGAAGCCGTGTTTGAGAACTTTGGCGATTACTACCGCGAGTATGGTGCCTGGATTGTCATGGCGGCCGGCTTCACGCCGCTGCCGTTTAAGGTGGTGACCATTGCCTCTGGCACCGTCTACATGAACCTAGCCGTGTTTATCTTGGCAGCCGCCCTATCGCGGGGCGCTCGGTTCTTCTTGGTTGCCGGGTTGCTTTATTGGATTGGCCCACCGATCCGGAATTTCATCGACAAACACCTGCCCTGGCTGTCTCTGCTCGGCTTGGCCTTGCTGATTGGCGGGTTTATGGCGCTTGCCCTGTTGATTTGAATCCCACCTGGTGTCACCCTATTTTTCTAGAGACGTGGTGATGCTGATGCTGAGCCGCATCGAAGTGTTTAGCGGCTAAAGACAGCGCCTAAGACCATGGTGGGAAGCCACAATTTATCATCCGGTGCCATGGGCACCGCCGAGTTTAATGCGATTGCCGGGCCGGAAGCGTTCCGGGCAGGCCCACGCATTACCGGACGGATGGCCGGCGTTGGCGCCTTGATTATTGCCCTGTTCATGCTGGGCTTCGCCCTCATCAGCCAATACGCCTTTGGCCTTCAACCCTGTGAACTCTGCGTTGTTCAGCGCTGGCCTTGGGTTGCCGTGCTGGTGCTGGCCATTGGTGCCATCGCCACCGCCCATCATAAATTTGCCCAGGCTATGCTCTTGCTAACCATCGGCCTCGCCCTGTTCGCCAATACGGCGATTGCTGGCTTTCATGTCGGCGTGGAACAGGGCTGGTGGGCTGGCCTAGCAAGTTGTTCGCCCGCCTTACCAACCGGCGGCTCCATTGAGGAATTGCGCGCGCATTTACTGGCGGCCCCAACCGTGTCATGCGGTGACGTCACCTGGAGCCTGCTCGGCATCTCAATGGCTGGTTACAATATGCTGATCTCTTTTGGCCTGGGTGCGCTGATGGCAATCAAGGCCTGGCAAGTTCAAGGCGAGCCTGTCGATCAGCATTAAGCGTCGATAATCACTTAAGCATTACTCAACATCGGTATCGCGGACGCTTTTCTGGCGGCGGGTCGGCACGCGCCGGAACTGGTCGCGAATGCTCTTGTTGCCCGTGCCACCGGATGTACCGCCGTCACCCACAACCCTTGCAGCACCCGCCTCCCCACCACTGTCACCGCGTGGAACCGGCACCTTGGGTTGTTCGCTAGCTTTCGCCATTCGTGCGATGGCGGCGGCCTGGCGGCGGGCCTCATCGGCATTCGGGATCGGCATACCGGTTGCCTGATCAACATCACCCGAGGGTTTTGCCGCTATGGCTGGCGTGCTGGCAGCTGCGTCTTTCTGCTGGGCCTCAGCACGAGCCGCGCGGCGTTGTGCCCGTTCAGCCCGGCGTTCGGCAAGGGCACTGCGACGATCCTCGGTGGCATCAGCTGGTGCGCCCTCATTGCTAACCGCTGCACGTACGGCAGAACCGGCAGCGCGTACGGCATTGTCCACGCTTCGCCGTGCGCGCCGCCCTGCGCGGGCCCCGCGACGACGGCTTGAGCGCCTCGCATTCTCGTCTTCTTCGGCCGCTTGCTTAGCCGCCTCTTGTTCAGCGATCGCTGCAGCTTCAGCTGCCTTGCGGGCGGCCTCTGTACCAGCAATCGCCCGCAGCTTCGCAGCACGGGCAATCTGTTGCTTCGTTGGTTTAGGTGGAAGCCCCTGGGCCTCACGTTCGGCCGCCTCCGCCGCCTCACGCTCGGCCATCACCAATGGAATCTCACGGCGCAGCCATTCGGTCGCCCGGGGCCACAGCAAATCCTCACTCGCCGAGTTAAAGAAGCCATCATGGCCGATCTCTTCAACACCAGCGCGGAAGGGGGTTAGCGGGATATGAACAGACCGTGCATTTGGATAGCAATCCAGCAGGCCTTCCGCCGCGATTGCGCTGGTCCACTCATCATCACTGAAGCTATAGGCGGTAATCGGCGCCGTTAACGCCTCAAACCCAGGCGTTTTCTCAACGCCATAGGCGCCATCCTCATCCCGCGCCCATTTGGCGATGCGCAGGGCGGCTGCAGCTGGCAAATCCGTGCTGTTGGCCAGCGATCCGCGTGGCAGATAGCCAAAAGTTCGGATGAGCATCGGCAACTTCACACCGTAGCGCCAGTTGCGCCGCATCCGATCCGTTTTTGGCCAGAACAGGTGGTGGTCTAGCCCCGATGCGATGAACAGGTACTCATTCGCCTGATCCGGCTCTTCGGTCAGGCCGACAAGCTGACCACCAAGACCATGGGCGATGACAAAGACCGGCAGTTTGGCGATGTATTGCTGTGCCCAATCAAGGGCCCCAGCCGCATCCAGCTTACCCCATTGGGTGATACTGGCTTCAGCCTCCCTGATCTCACTGGTCAGCGAGCCGCCGATACCGCGGTAGTCATAGGTTAGAACCGCAGCCCCACGGCCAGCCAGATGCTCGGCAAACGGCTCATAAAAGCTGCGCTTAACCCCAGCCTCTGAATTGATAATCACCAGGCATAAGGGCGCGGTCAGGCCAGTTGCCGCCGTTGGCTCATAAAGCGTTGCGGCCAGCGGCAAGCCATCCTTGGCGG
It encodes:
- a CDS encoding SH3 domain-containing protein, whose product is MSNKAARYVARDDVVSERDHIAYGSMIRAILLDDATAVAQLAYEVGDVNQLDDTGRSVLHIAVMHRRDRVLAPLLSAGADASIVNEYGLTPLGLALQDGAETITRILSQAETEAEAKPKTVSDPAGDLVPIAVSNDKSQEPVGKLLSMSIRIRPEKRYANLRSRPDETARIVATAVPATQMTVIGVSTTWVEVELEAGARGWAHRTWLDLPIPEDEPLTADV
- a CDS encoding efflux RND transporter permease subunit; this translates as MNFSHFFVDRPVFAAVLSIITIVVGMIAFNALPMTQYPEIAPPTIVVSASYPGANAQTIADTVAAPLEQEINGVEDMIYMLSQSTSSGELSITVTFALGTNLEDAQVLVQNRVATAEPRLPEEVRALGVTTRKSSPDLMMVVHMESPDNSRDQLYISNYALLQVRDVLSRIDGVGEVRMFGARDYSMRVWLDPQRMGELSLTTGDVVAALREQNVQVAGGALGQPPVANPPAFQTQLQLRGRLDSVKAFEEIVVKTGDDGQLVRVKDVARVELGAESYVNNSYKSGSPAVALAIFQRPGSNALDTADQVLTTMEELSEGFPQGVGYDVIYNPTQFIEESIAELLRTIAEAVALVTIVMLIFLHSWRAAIVPIAAIPVSLIGTLAVMQAFGYSINNLTLFGLVLAVGIVVDDAIVVVENVERNIAEGKDPRTATHVTMTEVATALIATTLVLVAVFVPSTFLSGITGQFFKQFGLTIATATVISSINSLTLSPALCAILLRKKEHHCSDEEAKKLSLLQKAARAFDKGFDKLSNGYAWLVAKVIEGRAVMLVLYTVLIALTAWNFQRVPTGFIPQQDQGYIITVVQLPAGASLARTDEVTRRVEQLMLETDGIVHTATFAGFNGATFTNASNAAAVFSAFAPFSERMPKGLTANRILAETNQKVQSVLDANVFVVPPPPVRGIGNAGGWKMMIQDRRGRGLDVLNQATQDLMVAAWQDSSSVAVFSPFQANAPQIFIDVDRVRAEKLNVPVSNVFNALEVYIGSVFVNDFNLFGRTFQVRAQGDAPFRLVEEDIRRLETRSTTGAMVPLGSLIEFRYEAGPERVPRYNIYQAAELQGNAAPGVSSGDAIKRMGELADQILPPGISYAWTDLAYQEVNIDTNPLIIFALSVLFAFLVLAAQYESWSLPLAIVLIVPMCLLSALAGVQLLGLDNNILTQIGFIVLIALACKNAILIVEFAKQEEANGKGIVEAAIESCRTRLRPIMMTSFAFILGVVPLLIASGAGAEMRQALGTAVFFGMIGVTVFGLVFTPVFYVLIRKTLTSLGFDKPGPKVAGSDGQDDGRAEVPAAE
- a CDS encoding efflux RND transporter periplasmic adaptor subunit; this translates as MFSIWPSPIRAALFLALPLVALTACEDQAQQQAGGAPPPPTVTVAEPLVRDVIEEAEYTGRFEAVEFVELRARVSGYLDSINFQPGDVVQAGDLLFVIDQRPFQLDVDRAEADLSQERTALRLAIRERERAEQLVANRNISESVFDERVQTEQASRARIQASQAALRQAQLNLEFTEIRAPVSGRISREQVTVGNLISGGTANATLLTTISSVDPIYFFFDVNEADYLRFARVAANQGDAERTRVTLALADETEFINQGEVDFVEPRFDFETSTVTLRAVLDNPNGTFIPGLFAKVRVPATDEFEAILVPDDVVGTDQTTRFVYVIGEGDVAEARPVITGPLIEGFRVIEEGLRPGERIVINGLQRVRPGAPVTPEPGEIRDVFAESRP
- a CDS encoding tetratricopeptide repeat protein; its protein translation is MNRQERRRQEKLRQKTLSDQDLKNPQIMLEKGFAHQQAEEYEVATELYTQVLAIDAENADAHHMLGAIAYAQGQHEVAFERISEALKIDEQNAGYWTNLGNALKELDRIEDAVKAYENALAVNPEFTVAAFNLGNLYRETDELDKAIFAYQRALEVDGDYAEAWLNIGTAYQAKGDNEGAETAYSRTVALDPEYPDAHNNLGNLLIDLGRHDEAEAAIDKALALAPEFPDAFFNKGKLAEAKGDSEAAKISYTKAVELDADFDDAKEALAKLG
- a CDS encoding FkbM family methyltransferase, which codes for MSFKATDQKPIFQADFLEVRQCRRGVFGYYLTDMRQAVSLGRYGELFDPQVSLLLELVEPDDLVIDVGAGLGAYTIPLARKLIRGGGIVQAFEPARLNHQTLVMNVGLNRLVNVFDHRLAVGAEAGVKNVPLMNPLKKQDFGTLPEDADQGEPVQVITLDQLGLQRCRLIKVDVSGGELAVLQGAVNLIRTLGPVLFISYPGNYEPIRELLEFLEAEDYEAWWHFADMFQASNFAQADTNHFPGQMPDTNILALPKAAKATFPNMERVIGLDDWRQAALKRSTE
- a CDS encoding DedA family protein, whose translation is MLATLTNPIRRLYNWSLEVAAHRHARWYLAAVSFADSSFFPIPPDVMLIPMALADRARAFGHAAICTLASVLGAVAGYAIGALLFELVARPILALYGYEAVFENFGDYYREYGAWIVMAAGFTPLPFKVVTIASGTVYMNLAVFILAAALSRGARFFLVAGLLYWIGPPIRNFIDKHLPWLSLLGLALLIGGFMALALLI
- a CDS encoding disulfide bond formation protein B, giving the protein MGTAEFNAIAGPEAFRAGPRITGRMAGVGALIIALFMLGFALISQYAFGLQPCELCVVQRWPWVAVLVLAIGAIATAHHKFAQAMLLLTIGLALFANTAIAGFHVGVEQGWWAGLASCSPALPTGGSIEELRAHLLAAPTVSCGDVTWSLLGISMAGYNMLISFGLGALMAIKAWQVQGEPVDQH
- a CDS encoding alpha/beta hydrolase; the encoded protein is MSSKDAISYFLSKDLRITAKDGLPLAATLYEPTAATGLTAPLCLVIINSEAGVKRSFYEPFAEHLAGRGAAVLTYDYRGIGGSLTSEIREAEASITQWGKLDAAGALDWAQQYIAKLPVFVIAHGLGGQLVGLTEEPDQANEYLFIASGLDHHLFWPKTDRMRRNWRYGVKLPMLIRTFGYLPRGSLANSTDLPAAAALRIAKWARDEDGAYGVEKTPGFEALTAPITAYSFSDDEWTSAIAAEGLLDCYPNARSVHIPLTPFRAGVEEIGHDGFFNSASEDLLWPRATEWLRREIPLVMAEREAAEAAEREAQGLPPKPTKQQIARAAKLRAIAGTEAARKAAEAAAIAEQEAAKQAAEEDENARRSSRRRGARAGRRARRSVDNAVRAAGSAVRAAVSNEGAPADATEDRRSALAERRAERAQRRAARAEAQQKDAAASTPAIAAKPSGDVDQATGMPIPNADEARRQAAAIARMAKASEQPKVPVPRGDSGGEAGAARVVGDGGTSGGTGNKSIRDQFRRVPTRRQKSVRDTDVE